One Terriglobales bacterium genomic region harbors:
- the gyrB gene encoding DNA gyrase subunit B (negatively supercoils closed circular double-stranded DNA) — protein EYVLNAGQKDYSVQRYKGLGEMRADQLWETTMDPARRTLLEVKLEDIAACETIFTTLMGEDVEARRKFIEENALDVKNLDI, from the coding sequence CGAGTACGTCCTCAACGCCGGCCAGAAGGACTACAGCGTGCAGCGTTACAAGGGCCTGGGCGAGATGCGCGCCGACCAGCTCTGGGAAACCACCATGGACCCCGCGCGCCGCACCCTGCTTGAGGTGAAGCTCGAAGACATCGCCGCCTGCGAGACCATCTTCACCACCCTGATGGGCGAAGACGTCGAAGCCCGCCGCAAATTCATCGAAGAGAACGCCCTCGACGTGAAGAACCTGGACATCTAA